The genomic segment GAAGTCGCAACTCGCGACGTGCTTTGCACGTCGTTCTACGAACGTTCTCATTCATATACAAGCAGAGCTTGCAACGGTAGATGCAAAGCGATAAGGCAAAATGGCATTCTACTGCCTTAGGCTTTTGTGCTTTATTGCTTGGTCGTCATACCTAGAGGTTGTACTCTAACATTGGTAGAGGGAGAAAGAGCTATTATCAATAAAGTAATCACTTTAATTTATGATGAAAAAAATATTAAAAATTTTAGTTGTTGTCATTAGTTTAGGGATTATCTATGCAGTGGTTTGTTTCGGATTAGTGCTGACAAAAATCAATACTCGTCCGTCAGTGCTGACAGGATATCAGACCATTCTAATCTTAGGAAGCAAAATTGATGGAAACGACTTACAACATTCTAAACCAGCTCAGATGACTAGAGATCGATTAGATGCAGGGATAAAGCTAGCAAAACTTAATCCGGAAGCTAAAATCATTGTTACAGGTTATAAAGCTTCAAGTGAAAATGTCAATGAGTCTGCTG from the Lactococcus allomyrinae genome contains:
- a CDS encoding YdcF family protein gives rise to the protein MMKKILKILVVVISLGIIYAVVCFGLVLTKINTRPSVLTGYQTILILGSKIDGNDLQHSKPAQMTRDRLDAGIKLAKLNPEAKIIVTGYKASSENVNESAGMAKYLEDNSVSADRIIKEPKARNTYENLRYSSHYFKGKVILVTSDFHLERSLVLAEKQHLIHVSGFAAKTTLKNKLEILSAYFHETLGLGRALIFGH